The DNA region GAGGGGGCGAGTGAGCGATGCCGACGCCGGAAGAGATCAGAGGCCTGGTCGAACGATTCAACCAGAAGGTGTTCAACGACCACGACCTCGACCCAGCCACCGGACCTGGTGGCTCCTGATCCTGTGGCGCGGTGGGGGGAGGCGGTCGCACACCGCGGCGACCACTGCCGCGGTTCCGGCCCCCACGATGGAGCCGATCACCACGTCGCCCGGGTAGTGCACGCCGGTGTGGACCCGCGAGTAGGCGACCCCGGCGGCGAGCAGCCGGAGGGGCACGGCCAGGCCCGGGAGGTGACGGCCCACGGCGTAGGCGAACGCGAAGGCCGACGCCGCGTGGCCGGAGGGAAACGAGGTGGATGCGGGCATCCGCACGTGGCGGGCCAGCACGTCGGGCCCGACACGGTCTGGACGCGGCCGTTCGGCCACGGACTTCATGCCGAGATTGACTGTCGCCGAGGTCACGCCGATCGAGACGACACCCTCGAGCGCCGCCCGGCGTCCGCGCCTGCCTCCGAGCAGAGCGATCGCAGCGGCGATGCCGAGCCACAGGCGTGAGCAGTTCGCGGCGTCCGAGAGCCGGCGGACGGGGGCATCGAGCTCGGCGGTGGGGGTGCGGGCCACGGCCTGGTACACCGCCCGGTCCACCGCCCCCAGCTCCCGCAGCGCTTGGGTCAGGCGAGACGCTGGACCCCGCCGGGCTTCGACTCGCCGTGCGAGCGCGTCCCCGACGGTCTCCTCCGGCTCGTTTCTCCTCAGGTGGCCCGATCCTCCCGCGCCGAGGCGGTCTCCCCGCGCCGGCTGCCCCCGCGGTCACGGGCGACATCCAGAACCAGGTCCAGCGTGGCAGCAACCGCCAGGCCGATCGCGGCCCCGCCGACCACGTCCAGCGGGTTGTGCGCCCCCAGGTACACCCGCGCAACGGCGTTCAGCACAGCCAGCACGAACGCGACGATCCCCCAGCGGCGCGGCAGCACCAGCACCAGCAGTCCGGCGATGGCGAAGGTGATGATGGCATGCCCGGAGGTGAAGCTCAGTCCGGCGCTGGGCACCCCGCGCAGGATCGCGTCCGGCACCGTGGTACCCGGACGTTCCCGCTCCACCAGCAGTTTGGCGACCCGCTCGGCGGCGAGCTTCAAGGGCACCACCAGCACCAGCGCGCCGGCAAGGCGCCAGCGCCGCAACGCCAGTGCGCCGGCGGCGACGACCAGCGGCATCGCCAGCACGCCCAGGTACTGGGCTACCAGCATCGGCCGGTACAGCCAGTCGGGCAGCCCGTTGACGGCGTCGAACAC from Actinomycetes bacterium includes:
- a CDS encoding phosphatase PAP2 family protein, whose protein sequence is MDRAVYQAVARTPTAELDAPVRRLSDAANCSRLWLGIAAAIALLGGRRGRRAALEGVVSIGVTSATVNLGMKSVAERPRPDRVGPDVLARHVRMPASTSFPSGHAASAFAFAYAVGRHLPGLAVPLRLLAAGVAYSRVHTGVHYPGDVVIGSIVGAGTAAVVAAVCDRLPPPRHRIRSHQVRWLGRGRGR
- a CDS encoding phosphatase PAP2 family protein — protein: MRRIRRDLIVLVASLAVFAACAVIVADGRVGPAERAVFDAVNGLPDWLYRPMLVAQYLGVLAMPLVVAAGALALRRWRLAGALVLVVPLKLAAERVAKLLVERERPGTTVPDAILRGVPSAGLSFTSGHAIITFAIAGLLVLVLPRRWGIVAFVLAVLNAVARVYLGAHNPLDVVGGAAIGLAVAATLDLVLDVARDRGGSRRGETASAREDRAT